A single region of the Sphingobium sp. EP60837 genome encodes:
- a CDS encoding HAD family hydrolase produces MRRRFSRVIVFDLDDTLYLERDYVFSGFKAVGRWAAAALGVSGLGQVMRNRFDAGCRTKIFDDSLRDLGIDAQPATIARMLATYRQHRPEIGLAPDAERFLASRDAATAFAVITDGFLDAQRRKIRALGLYGRGIHMGICTDKWGRDCWKPNPRAFEHVEQLFGRSGGALTYVADNPSKDFTAPRSLGWNTVQIVRPGRIHDYAHRQMVPADRIIETMEQF; encoded by the coding sequence ATGCGCCGTCGGTTCAGCCGGGTGATCGTCTTCGACCTGGACGACACGCTATATCTGGAGCGTGATTATGTGTTCAGCGGCTTCAAGGCGGTAGGCCGATGGGCTGCGGCCGCCTTGGGTGTCAGTGGGCTCGGGCAAGTTATGCGCAACCGTTTCGATGCCGGTTGCCGCACAAAAATCTTCGACGACAGCCTGAGGGACTTGGGGATTGACGCCCAGCCAGCGACTATCGCGCGGATGCTGGCCACCTACCGGCAGCATCGCCCGGAAATCGGCCTGGCTCCCGACGCGGAGCGGTTTTTGGCAAGCCGTGATGCGGCAACGGCCTTCGCGGTGATAACCGACGGCTTCCTCGACGCGCAAAGGCGCAAGATCAGGGCCCTCGGCCTTTATGGGCGCGGGATTCACATGGGGATATGCACCGACAAATGGGGCCGGGACTGCTGGAAACCGAATCCGCGCGCGTTCGAACATGTAGAGCAGCTGTTTGGCCGGTCGGGTGGGGCGCTGACCTATGTCGCCGACAATCCGTCGAAGGATTTCACCGCCCCCCGCTCGTTGGGATGGAACACGGTGCAGATCGTGCGGCCGGGGCGGATACATGACTATGCGCACCGGCAGATGGTGCCAGCCGACAGAATTATCGAAACAATGGAGCAATTCTGA